In Panicum virgatum strain AP13 chromosome 4N, P.virgatum_v5, whole genome shotgun sequence, a single window of DNA contains:
- the LOC120670180 gene encoding uncharacterized protein LOC120670180, translating to MSCPINVVDEAQQGRAISVADVAPGDTTTLVATGQRGIPVLIAPFQSQNDGQARGATAQDMSMGFQGFLLLEHKDDDNPEALRKKWFKEMRGWLMVLATVAASVTYQAGLNPPGGFWQDGDDAGNPVLHDRHRSRYMIFYYLNATAFVTSLVIMVLLMSERFYHTEAKVMALMLTTFVDLISLIGAYIAGTTRFFSSCIYVIVIACVSFAGVIYIGEVMAEICGFFVSRMPCMSRMVQSKWFPAPTEVVKSLQPRQEERISHTPTAARSNQRGGCSACCASAPRAEG from the exons ATGTCTTGTCCGATCAATGTCGTCGACGAAGCACAGCAAGGTCGAGCCATCAGCGTCGCCGACGTAGCGCCGGGCGACACGACGACCCTGGTGGCCACTGGGCAGCGTGGCATCCCCGTGCTCATCGCACCGTTCCAGAGCCAGAACGATGGGCAAGCCCGCGGCGCCACCGCGCAGGACATGAGCATGGGGTTCCAGGGCTTCCTCCTCCTGGAGCACAAGGACGACGACAACCCGGAGGCGTTGCGGAAGAAGTGGTTCAAGGAGATGCGCGGGTGGCTGATGGTGCTGGCCACCGTGGCGGCGTCGGTGACCTACCAGGCCGGCCTGAACCCGCCCGGCGGGTTCTGGCAGGACGGCGACGACGCCGGCAACCCGGTGCTCCACGACAGGCACCGGTCGCGGTACATGATCTTCTACTACCTGAACGCGACGGCGTTCGTGACGTCGCTGGTGATCATGGTGCTGCTGATGAGCGAGCGGTTCTACCACACGGAGGCCAAGGTGATGGCGCTCATGCTCACCACCTTCGTCGACCTCATCAGCCTCATCGGCGCCTACATCGCCGGCACCACGCGCTTCTTCTCCTCCTGCATCTACGTCATCGTCATCGCCTGCGTCTCCTTCGCCGGGGTCATCTACATCGGGGA gGTGATGGCGGAAATATGCGGGTTCTTCGTGAGTAGGATGCCATGTATGTCCAGAATGGTGCAGAGCAAGTGGTTCCCGGCGCCGACGGAGGTGGTGAAGAGCCTGCAGCCTCGTCAAGAGGAACGCATTAGCCAcacgccgacggcggcgaggagcaacCAGCGCGGTGGCTGCAGCGCGTGCTGTGCTTCTGCGCCCCGCGCGGAGGGCTGA